GCCGTCCGTGGCGTCCGTAGTCTGATCGAGCAGCTCGAGGATCAGGCCGCCGGGTTCATCGGGGTCACGCCCGACGATCGGATCAGCGTGGTCGAGGGCATGCTGCGCCGGTCGACGGCCCACGCCATCGGCTACTGGCTCCAGCTCATCCTGGCGATGGCCATCGCCACGCTCGGCCTGGCGATGAACAGCGTCGCGGTCGTGATCGGCGCCATGCTGATCTCGCCGCTGATGGGGCCGTTGATCGAGTTCGGCGTCGGCCTCGCCACCGGTTCGCTCCTGCTGACGATCCGCGCCGGCGTCCGCACCGCCGCCAGCGTCGCGGTGGTGGTGTTCGCGGCCGCCGGCCTGACCCGGCTGCTGCCGTTCCACGAGGTCACGACCGAGCTGGCGGGCCGGACCAGCCCGACGATGATCGATCTGTTCATCGCCGTCGCGTGCGCGCTGGCCGCGGTCTACACCACCGTCCGCGAGGGCAAGGACGCGATGGCCGCCGCCGCCGGGACCGCGATCGGCATCGCGCTGGTCCCGCCGCTGTGCACCGCCGGCTACGGCCTGGGCACCGGCAACCACGACATGCTGCAGGGCGCGCTCTTGCTCTTCACCGCCAACTTCGCGGCGATCACCGCGGTCACCTCGGCGACGGTGTTGCTGCTGGGCTTCGGCCAGGTCAACACCGCCGAGATCGAGGACGACGTGCTCGAGCGCCCGTCCGAGGGCCGCCTGGCCCATGTCGCCGCCCGGGTCACGCGCCGCACCGTCGGCCGCCGCCTGGGCGCGCTGACGCGCCTGCTGTTGCCGGCGATGCTGCTCGGCGCGATCCTCGTGCCGCTGCGCCGGGCGCTGCACGAGGTCAGCTGGCAGGTCGAGGTCCGGTCCGAGGTCGAGCGCCTGCTCGCCGAGGTCCCCGGCGCCGTGGTCCGCCAGAGCCTCGAGGTCCGCGCCGGCACCGTCCGGGTCCGGCTGTTCCTGGTCGGCACCGACGCGGAGGCCCGCGCCGTCGCCGCGACCCTGCGCACGAAGATCGCGATGCGCCTCGGCAAGGAGCCGCTGGTGGACGTGGTCGCGGTGCCTGACGCGGCGACCCTCGACGCGATGGCGAACCAGCTGCGCCAGGCGGCCCTCCCGCCGCCCGACGCGCCGGCGCCGGCGCCGATCACGCCGCCGGCCACCTTGTTCGCGAGCGCGCTCGATGACGCCCTCGCCCACCACTGGCCGTCGTCGGCGGGCACCGTCCTGCGGCTGCGCGTCACGCCGCGCGGCGGCACCCCGGTCGCGCTCGAGCTCGACGTGACCCACCTCGGGGCCCCGCTCGGCGAGGTCGGCGAGCAGCTGCTCGAGCAGGCGTGGAGCGCGCAGCTCGAGGCCACCGTCGACGTGAACGATCACCCGCTGCCGGTCGCCGCGGTCGCGGCCCCGGCCGACGCCGGCGAGACCTGGCTGCCCGAGGCCGTGCGCGTGCTCGACGCGACCGCCGGGATCGCCGGCCTGAGCCTGTGCTTCACCGTGCCGGCGCCGGCGCCGCCGCCGCCTGCGCGGCCCTGGCGCGCGCCCACCCCACCGCCACCGCCCGCGTCGATCGAGATCGTGCGCGGCGTGCTGACCGGCCTGACCCGGGCGCGGCCCGACGCGGTGATCGTCGATGGCGTCGGCTGGAGCGTCCGCGTCACGACCGCGAGCTGCTTGCCGGCGCCGACCGCCCCGGCCGATCCGACCGCGCCCGTCCCGGCGGCCGATCCGACCGCGCCCGCCCCGGCGCCGCCGCCCACCCAGCCCGCGTCGGCCCCGGCGCCTGCGCCCGCGGCATCCGCGCCCGCAGCGCCGACGACCGCGGCGCCCTGACCCGCCCTGATCAGCGCGCCCGCGCGCGGCTGCGCGTGGCCCGGGCCTTCGGCGCGATCACCGCGGCGACCGCCGCGCGCTCCTTGCCGTGGCTGGGCTTGCCATGGTTGGCCGAGCGGCGCGTCGACTTGCGCGACGGCGTCGCGAGCGAGTCCTCGAGCGTGGAGGTCATCCCGGCCTTGCTGCCGCGGGTGTTACGCCGCGCGCTGTGCCCGGCGCCGGCCGCGCGATCGGTCTCCGACACGCCGGGCTGCGCGGTGTCGACCCACAGATCGCGCACCTGCTTCTCCGGCCGCGCCAGCACCATCGCCTGGGCCAGGGCGGCTCGGCCCTCGCGGCGCCCGATCAGGCTCGGCGCACCCGCCAGCTTCGGCCGCGCCGCGTCCGGCACCGACGCCCGCCCGGCGCTCCGGCCGCGGCGGTCGAGCAGCCGGCGGATCGCCTGCACCGCCGAGCGCAGCGCCGGCGCCCAGGCCAGCGCGCGGCTGGCGCCGAGGTGCTCGATCTGGACCGGCGGCACCCCGGTCAGGCCCACGTGGATCGAGCAGCGCGTGTCGACGCCGCCGCGGGGCCCGTTGACGTCGGCGAACCGGATCGTCACGCGCTCGATCAGCGTCGCCCAGCGCGCGAGCGCGGCCGTGGTCTTGGCGCGGATCGTCGCCTCGAGCGTCGCCTCGACCTTGGGCCGAGCCCGGATGTCGAGCGCCGTCGTCGCCGTCGGGGTCGGGCCCCGGCTCGCCTTGCCGACCTTCGAAGCTGTGCGCGGGAGCGTCTGCTTTGCCATGCCCGCGTTTTACCACGCTCGTCGCGGAAGCCTCGTCGGGCGCCCGCGACGCCGCGCCTCACCTCACGGCGACGGCAGGTGGACGCGCTCGTAGTCGGTGGCCGCAAATGGCAGGTCGAGGGCGGGGACGCGCGCGGCGCGGCTGACGTATGGCGACACATGGTCCGTGAACCGCATCGGCTGGTAGTTGCGCGCGAAGATCGTGGCGAGCGCGCGCTCGACCCGATCGGGGATCGCGCGCAGCCGCGCCGCCAGGTCGGGATCGCGGCACGCGTCGAGCTGGGCGGCGAGGCGGGCGTCATCGATCGTCGTCGGGGGCAGATCGCGATCGGTGGCGCCCGGGGTGGGGTCGTTGGCGCGGCGCCACAGCGACGCCTCGCCGGCGACGGCGAACGGATCGACCGGCTCGCCGTCGAGCCAGACGTTGAAGTGCAGGTGCGGCGGATCGGCGCCGAGCGCGGCCACGAAGTTGAGCCCCGAGGCGCCCGACAGCGCGATCGGCTGGCCCCGGGCGACCACGTCGCCGGGCGCGATCAGCACCCGGGCCAGGTGGGCGTAGCTGGTGGCCAGGCCGTCGCCGTGATCGAGCAGGAGCTTGAGCCCGCCGCGGTGGAACTCGCTGACGACCAGGATCGCGCGGCCGGCGGCGGGCGCGACGATGACCGTGCCGGGCGCGGTCGCGAAGTCGGTGCCGTTGTGGCTGTCGTAGGTGAGCGCGCCGCCCTGGAAGTCGCGGACCTGGGTCTTGCGCACCGACCAGCCCCGCTCGATCGGCGTGGGCGTGCGGTTGAACAGGTTGTAGATCGGCACCGCGCGCCCGAACGGCCGCTGGCCGCGCCACACCGCCAGCGCCAGGCGCGGCTGGAGGATGCGCAGGCTGGTGTGATCGAACCGGCTCGGCGGGGTCAGCGCGTCGCCGCGGACCGCGAACACGGTCTCGCGCAGGCGCAGGCGCCACGGCGACAGCCCCAGGACCTCGGACAGCGACAGGCGATCGGCGGGCACGCCCCATCGTGCCTGGTGGCCGCGCCGATTGAAATCGCGGCGCGCACCGCCGATGCTGATCGGATGCACCGCACGCCCTGGCTCCTGGCGGCCGCCGCCCTCGTCGCCACCGCGGCCACCGCCGGCCCTGCCCGCGCCGGCGGCTTCGGCATCCCCGAGGTCGGCGTGCGCCGCACCGGCATGGCGGCCGTGGTCGGTCGCCCCGACGAGCCGTCGGCGGTGTTCCACAACCCGGCCGGGCTGACCATGTCCCACGGCGCGCGGGTCTACGCGACCTTCGGCCTGGCGGTGCTGTCGACCGAGTTCAACCTGCGGCCGTGGGACCAGAGCGATCGGTTCATCACCACGCCGGTCGACGCCGACGGCTACTACCCGACCACGCGCCCGACCCGGGCGGTCGGCGCGATCCCGATGATCACCGCCTCGGCCGAGATCGTGCCGGGCAAGCTGTGGGGCGCGCTCGGCGCGTACGTGTCCAACGGCACCGGCGCGCAGTTCGCAGACACCGACGTCACCCGCTACCACCTGATCGACGGCTACATCGTGTCGCCGACCCTCACCGCGGTCGCGGCCTACCAGGTCCACCCCAAGCTCGCGCTCGGGCTCGGCGTCGGCATGATGAACGTGCGGGTCCACGGCAAGCGCCACCTGTTCCCGATCCTCAATGGCACCGACGTGTCCCGGCTGCTGGGCTCCAACGCCGAGCTGGTGATCGACGGCGAGGACTGGAAGTTCACCTGGAACGCCGGCGTGCTGGCCCGGCCGATCCCCAAGCTCACGCTGGGCGCCACCGTGATCGGCCGGGTCGATCCCGAGCTCGAGGGCGACGTCACGCTCACCACCGGCGACGACGCCGCGGTGCCCGGCGACCGCTACAACGGCAAGCAGAAGACCGGGCTGGTGCTGCCGTGGACGTTCCTGGCCGGCGCCAACTACGACGTCACCCCCAACCTCGAGGTCGGCACCGAGCTCCGCTACTACCTGTACCGCGCGTACAAGGAGCAGCGCTCCAAGCTCGACGGCCTGCCGTTCATCAACGAGCTGGTCACGCCCAAGAACTACACCGACTCGTGGCAGGTCGCCGGCGGCGTGCGGGTCCACGATCTGCCCCAGGCGCCGTGCCTCGAGCTGATGGCCGGCGTCCACTACGACAAGACCCCGGCCCCGGCCCAGACCG
The genomic region above belongs to Myxococcales bacterium and contains:
- a CDS encoding DUF389 domain-containing protein, producing the protein MSDRRDQLDQPDKSDRPDGDPPGKSDQPDKSDRPGKSGRPDSDRPRRAARAVRGVRSLIEQLEDQAAGFIGVTPDDRISVVEGMLRRSTAHAIGYWLQLILAMAIATLGLAMNSVAVVIGAMLISPLMGPLIEFGVGLATGSLLLTIRAGVRTAASVAVVVFAAAGLTRLLPFHEVTTELAGRTSPTMIDLFIAVACALAAVYTTVREGKDAMAAAAGTAIGIALVPPLCTAGYGLGTGNHDMLQGALLLFTANFAAITAVTSATVLLLGFGQVNTAEIEDDVLERPSEGRLAHVAARVTRRTVGRRLGALTRLLLPAMLLGAILVPLRRALHEVSWQVEVRSEVERLLAEVPGAVVRQSLEVRAGTVRVRLFLVGTDAEARAVAATLRTKIAMRLGKEPLVDVVAVPDAATLDAMANQLRQAALPPPDAPAPAPITPPATLFASALDDALAHHWPSSAGTVLRLRVTPRGGTPVALELDVTHLGAPLGEVGEQLLEQAWSAQLEATVDVNDHPLPVAAVAAPADAGETWLPEAVRVLDATAGIAGLSLCFTVPAPAPPPPARPWRAPTPPPPPASIEIVRGVLTGLTRARPDAVIVDGVGWSVRVTTASCLPAPTAPADPTAPVPAADPTAPAPAPPPTQPASAPAPAPAASAPAAPTTAAP
- a CDS encoding M23 family metallopeptidase, with amino-acid sequence MPADRLSLSEVLGLSPWRLRLRETVFAVRGDALTPPSRFDHTSLRILQPRLALAVWRGQRPFGRAVPIYNLFNRTPTPIERGWSVRKTQVRDFQGGALTYDSHNGTDFATAPGTVIVAPAAGRAILVVSEFHRGGLKLLLDHGDGLATSYAHLARVLIAPGDVVARGQPIALSGASGLNFVAALGADPPHLHFNVWLDGEPVDPFAVAGEASLWRRANDPTPGATDRDLPPTTIDDARLAAQLDACRDPDLAARLRAIPDRVERALATIFARNYQPMRFTDHVSPYVSRAARVPALDLPFAATDYERVHLPSP